In the genome of Drosophila subpulchrella strain 33 F10 #4 breed RU33 chromosome 2L, RU_Dsub_v1.1 Primary Assembly, whole genome shotgun sequence, one region contains:
- the LOC119547790 gene encoding uncharacterized protein LOC119547790: MPCCSRWRRTTEDPSEANELRVFAHTVYIKAVVLCSVSAFLLMIISSLKFSVVSVLPVPPYIWLLLALGILVVLACLPVRRLRKLVIWSMVCGIVALVTLTGACYVRVYDVTDLVIYIASMMLVMIPLLICGAKCRKPCLPNILFTVVIVCLCLVALFPLGILALLSHRYYFVAFSAVLFVLGVIILPLQAQFIHGRLRYEPLDLEPICSLAFFIDAWILVFCICVFVCTIEVELIGDYPEHLAGLSTVPR; this comes from the coding sequence ATGCCTTGTTGTTCGCGATGGCGCAGGACTACGGAAGACCCCTCGGAAGCGAATGAGCTGCGGGTATTCGCACACACCGTATACATAAAGGCGGTAGTTTTGTGTTCCGTGTCGGCCTTTCTGCTGATGATCATCTCGTCACTTAAGTTCAGCGTAGTCAGTGTACTTCCGGTTCCGCCCTACATTTGGCTGCTCCTCGCCCTCGGCATCCTGGTGGTCCTCGCCTGCCTGCCCGTTCGACGGCTCCGTAAACTGGTGATTTGGTCAATGGTCTGCGGAATTGTGGCTCTCGTAACGCTGACCGGGGCGTGCTATGTGAGGGTCTACGACGTCACGGACTTGGTGATATACATAGCAAGCATGATGCTCGTGATGATCCCGTTGCTGATCTGCGGAGCCAAGTGCCGCAAGCCGTGTCTTCCGAACATCCTCTTCACCGTAGTGATTGTGTGCCTCTGCCTGGTGGCACTCTTTCCGCTGGGCATCCTGGCGCTACTCTCCCACCGGTACTACTTCGTGGCCTTCTCCGCCGTCTTGTTCGTCCTGGGGGTCATCATCCTCCCCTTGCAAGCCCAGTTCATCCACGGACGCCTGCGCTACGAGCCACTTGACCTCGAGCCGATCTGCTCCCTGGCATTTTTCATTGACGCATGGATCTTGGTCTTCTGTATATGCGTGTTCGTTTGTACCATTGAAGTAGAGCTTATTGGCGATTATCCGGAGCACTTGGCAGGCTTGTCTACTGTTCCTAGGTAA
- the LOC119547156 gene encoding uncharacterized protein LOC119547156, with protein MIGGSSRNYWVFWPPALQLLNFPSQQQQEQVPRPAVHFEYPPGHQLRIAPHRLRAPRTVPDADASSSPETGNGPKPEVIFMRRCYMMAGLFSVTTAIMAMILSKALPLEADLVLPGFICGVVSLFVLFVLCIGTKCRKFYWFSFILAGMFSSLAGVSVILVLLERNLVVVCLALLAASAVIVICYFAGAWLPRIVLPGEATILLLVFVFVVASIFVLIMFVFTNRRIYQLLYFIFLAIMVIPTALYHAQVVHGRRFKLPVYEFVICAVTVYLHFLLSFTAFYYLIWTPRW; from the coding sequence ATGATCGGTGGCAGTTCGAGGAATTACTGGGTGTTTTGGCCGCCCGCCCTTCAGCTGCTCAACTTTCCttcgcagcagcagcaggagcaggtcCCCCGTCCGGCGGTTCACTTTGAGTATCCTCCGGGTCACCAGCTCCGCATCGCACCCCATCGCTTGAGAGCACCACGGACTGTTCCCGATGCCGATGCCTCCAGTTCCCCGGAGACCGGAAATGGGCCCAAGCCGGAAGTGATTTTCATGCGGCGCTGCTACATGATGGCCGGCCTATTCTCAGTCACCACCGCGATCATGGCAATGATCCTGTCGAAGGCCCTTCCTTTAGAAGCCGATCTCGTGCTGCCCGGCTTTATTTGCGGAGTGGTGTCCCTTTTCGTACTTTTCGTGCTCTGCATCGGAACCAAGTGCCGGAAGTTCTACTGGTTCAGTTTCATCCTGGCAGGCATGTTCTCGAGTCTTGCTGGCGTGAGCGTGATCCTGGTTCTCCTGGAACGAAACCTAGTGGTCGTGTGCCTCGCCCTTCTGGCTGCCTCCGCCGTGATTGTGATCTGCTATTTTGCTGGAGCCTGGCTGCCCAGGATCGTTCTCCCTGGCGAGGCAACCATATTGCTCCTGGTCTTCGTCTTCGTGGTGGCCTCCATCTTCGTGCTGATCATGTTTGTCTTCACGAACAGGAGGATCTACCAACTGTTGTACTTCATTTTTTTGGCCATTATGGTGATTCCCACAGCCCTGTACCATGCTCAGGTGGTTCACGGCAGGCGGTTCAAGCTTCCCGTCTACGAGTTCGTTATTTGCGCCGTCACAGTCTATCTGCACTTTCTGTTGTCCTTCACAGCCTTTTACTACCTCATCTGGACACCCAGGTGGTGA
- the LOC119547157 gene encoding uncharacterized protein LOC119547157: protein MDNIYHQDNVRPTIADLDPMTQFIRSIYNLSLIVIGVTVAAWLLLLLTNVHPHRYLPFPTYVLGIIIFVAMVTMHCLPRLSYYSPSKWIMTSLVVLCTIVAGCCIIDELSMLTISLVMIGVALIILVLNFSGAKCPQEFLPGGVCSTLLMMALLLVLIAVGIAQLCTGNVELLDAFVSILFVMLIIAIPIQAQFNHGRLDVVEVIPREHLMVCTLTLYLHSMMFFCCVCYFILVDERKASTATTLDPRNGMTVENDFD from the coding sequence ATGGACAACATCTACCACCAGGACAACGTCCGGCCGACGATCGCTGATCTGGACCCGATGACCCAGTTCATCCGCAGCATCTACAACCTGAGTCTAATCGTCATCGGAGTGACGGTGGCCGCCtggctgctgctcctgctgacCAATGTCCACCCGCACAGGTACCTGCCGTTCCCCACCTACGTCCTGGGCATCATCATCTTCGTGGCAATGGTGACCATGCACTGCCTCCCCAGACTATCCTACTACTCGCCCAGCAAGTGGATAATGACGAGCCTGGTGGTGCTGTGCACCATCGTCGCCGGCTGCTGCATAATCGACGAGCTCAGCATGCTGACCATCAGCCTGGTGATGATCGGGGTTGCCCTGATCATCCTGGTGCTCAACTTCTCGGGGGCCAAGTGCCCGCAGGAGTTCCTGCCCGGCGGCGTCTGCTCCACGCTGCTGATGATGGCCCTGCTGCTGGTCCTGATCGCCGTGGGAATCGCCCAGCTGTGCACCGGGAACGTGGAGCTGCTGGACGCCTTCGTCAGCATCCTGTTTGTAATGCTGATCATCGCGATCCCCATCCAGGCGCAGTTCAACCACGGCCGCCTGGACGTCGTGGAGGTGATTCCCAGGGAGCACCTTATGGTCTGCACCCTGACCTTGTACCTGCACTCCATGATGTTCTTCTGCTGCGTATGCTACTTCATACTGGTGGACGAGAGAAAGGCCTCCACCGCGACAACGCTGGATCCCAGGAATGGGATGACCGTCGAAAATGACTTCGATTGA
- the LOC119547659 gene encoding uncharacterized protein LOC119547659, protein MNNQNARWAPYGLGGGRGGAEGQPPEGPEIIVINERELRAFIYRVYLSTVGLCLLSAIPWIVLSALVVNVYQDIPVPPFVWLLLSLIILTVLSCIRQTPALTLFCWGLVLGSLFFVTLYGSYYMHLVNVWVLLVAMVLAGALLALLHLYGAKCPDILLPNLICTCCVFLLATITMVVLLILFLVIHDLRYMLGFAIVFVILIIFMAPFQARYICGRLQQVPYGETASSANGIYLHFVFLLCCMLIFVIYYKSVNK, encoded by the coding sequence ATGAATAACCAGAATGCGCGTTGGGCGCCGTACGGCCTTGGGGGCGGAAGAGGCGGTGCCGAAGGCCAACCGCCGGAGGGGCCGGAGATCATAGTCATCAACGAGCGGGAGCTGCGGGCGTTCATCTACCGGGTGTACCTGTCCACCGTCGGGCTGTGCCTCCTTTCGGCGATTCCGTGGATCGTCCTGTCGGCGCTCGTGGTGAACGTGTACCAGGATATTCCGGTGCCGCCGTTCGTGTGGCTGCTATTGTCCCTGATCATTCTTACGGTGCTCAGCTGCATCCGGCAGACGCCCGCCCTGACCCTGTTCTGCTGGGGATTGGTCCTGGGATCCTTGTTCTTCGTCACCCTGTACGGATCATACTACATGCATCTGGTGAACGTGTGGGTCCTCCTGGTGGCCATGGTGCTAGCCGGCGCCCTTCTTGCCCTGCTGCACCTGTACGGGGCCAAGTGTCCGGACATTCTGCTGCCCAACCTAATCTGCACGTGCTGCGTCTTCCTGCTGGCCACCATCACTATGGTCGTGCTCCTCATCCTCTTCCTGGTCATCCACGACCTGCGCTACATGCTCGGCTTCGCCATTGTCTTCGTCATCCTGATCATCTTCATGGCTCCCTTCCAGGCCCGCTACATCTGTGGAAGGCTGCAGCAAGTGCCCTACGGGGAGACCGCCAGCTCCGCCAACGGAATCTACCTGCACTTCGTCTTCCTGCTCTGCTGCATGCTGATCTTTGTCATTTACTATAAGTCGGTAAATAAATGA